Within Dendrosporobacter quercicolus, the genomic segment GTACGGCAGCCCGGAAAGTGCAGCCCAAGGCAATTTTTATTACTACCTCCTGCGCCTCGGGAATTATCGGCGATGATGTCGAAGGGGTGGCCAATGAGCTGTCAGATGAGCTGGGCATACCGGTAGTAGCCTGCTTTTGTGAGGGCTTTAAGTCGAAAATCTGGACGACAGGTTTTGACGCCGCTTATCATGCCGTTGTGCGCAGGATTGTAAAACCGCCGGAAAAAAAGTCGAATAAAATCAACATTATTAATTTCTGGGGCAGTCATATTTTTGATGAGTTACTTCAGGAATTGGGGTATGAAGCCGAATATATCATGCCTTTTTCAACCGTAGCCCAGCTGGAGCGCATCGCCGAGGCGGCTGCGACCATTCAGATCTGCCCTACACTGGGCACTTATCTGGGGGCGGCGCTGGAACAGGTTTATGGTGTGCCGGAAATTAAATCGCCGCCCGCCTACGGAATAGCCGGCACCGATCAATGGCTGAGGGAGTTGGGACGGGTGCTGGGCCGTGAAGCTGCGGTCGAAAAAATCATTCGGCGGGAGCGTGAGCGGATAATGCCTGCACTTGAAGCCTACCGGGAAAAACTGCAGGGCAAGACGGCTTATCTGACGGCCGGCGCCGCGCACGGGCATTCCTTAATTGCTTTGCTGCGGGAGTTGAGGATGGAAGTGCAGGGAGCGGCAATCTTTCATCATGATCCTATTTATGACAACGGGGAACCCGGTTCGGACGCTTTGGCGCAGGCGGTGCAGACTTACGGTGATGTGCCGAATTACAATGTATGCAATAAACAGGCTTATGAGCTTGTCAATATCCTAAACAGGGTCAGGCCGGATATCATGATTGCCCGGCACGGCGGAATGACACTTTGGGGCGCCAAGCTGGGCATTCCCACCTTGCTTATCGGGGACGAACAATTTAGTTTTGGTTACCAGGGATTGCTGAATTATGCCGAACGGATTTTAGAAACCCTTGACAATAGAGAGTTTGTCACAAATTTAGCCAGGCGCAGCACTATGCCTTATACCAAATGGTGGCTGGCGCAAAATCCATTTTCATTTCTTAGGAGTGACTTAAATGTCAAGGTTTATTGAACAGCCGCGCTATTCCTGCGCGTTGGGAGCGCAACAATCGGTTGTTGCCATTAAACGGGCTGTGCCTGTTTTACATGCCGGGCCAGGCTGCGGCGATAAAATCAACCGCCTGTTGGGCCAGGGGGAAGGTTATGCCGGCGGGAACACTGTACCGTGTACCAATGCCAGCGAAACTGAGATTGTGTTTGGCGGCGAGGCTAGATTAAAGGACGTTATAGCCGGGGCTTTGCAGGTCATTGACGCCGATTTGTTTGTTGTCCTTACCGGCTGTACCTCGGATATTATCGGCGATGATGTGGGGCAGGTCGCCGGCGCTTACCAGGACCAGGGCCATCCTGTTGTTTATGTGGAAACCGGCGGGTTTAAAAGCAATAATTACCGCAGCCACGAAACGGTGGTAACTGCTATCATC encodes:
- a CDS encoding nitrogenase component 1, giving the protein MHTINIKEAEVRTREARLGSITGFAGTAAELTGCSRAGTLKDSDRSFSQCMGCSSGNAFCQLSMITDACVVNHAPIGCAGDFFTFNFVYRVGQMERGLPPAIGRYFNTNIEENDTIFGAVRKLEDTIRTAARKVQPKAIFITTSCASGIIGDDVEGVANELSDELGIPVVACFCEGFKSKIWTTGFDAAYHAVVRRIVKPPEKKSNKINIINFWGSHIFDELLQELGYEAEYIMPFSTVAQLERIAEAAATIQICPTLGTYLGAALEQVYGVPEIKSPPAYGIAGTDQWLRELGRVLGREAAVEKIIRRERERIMPALEAYREKLQGKTAYLTAGAAHGHSLIALLRELRMEVQGAAIFHHDPIYDNGEPGSDALAQAVQTYGDVPNYNVCNKQAYELVNILNRVRPDIMIARHGGMTLWGAKLGIPTLLIGDEQFSFGYQGLLNYAERILETLDNREFVTNLARRSTMPYTKWWLAQNPFSFLRSDLNVKVY